Proteins encoded within one genomic window of Couchioplanes caeruleus:
- a CDS encoding IS5 family transposase: MPPGAGWGSGSDVRRTPSPAHRPGARHYPSDTSDAEWQVLAPHVPTGRGRPIVYPRRDIVDAIRYLDRTGYQWDALPADLPHPKLVYHYFKAWAADGTLTRMHNSLREQVREHLEGRNRQPSAALIDSQSVRGAETVARTSRGYDAGKKVNGRKRHVAVDTCGLLLAVLVTAAHTPDRDGAKPLLWVLHACSPSVRHVWADSDYAGKVVDWATASQAQRQSLRRWSSTPSSSGWVRRPDAERQHWALEPFVVVGRCEALQDFSQDLQRPT, translated from the coding sequence CTGCCACCGGGTGCGGGCTGGGGTAGCGGCAGCGATGTCAGACGGACACCGTCACCTGCCCACCGTCCGGGGGCCCGCCACTATCCGTCGGACACCAGCGACGCCGAATGGCAGGTCCTCGCCCCGCACGTCCCGACCGGCCGCGGCCGCCCGATCGTCTACCCGCGCCGCGACATCGTCGACGCGATCCGCTACCTCGACCGCACCGGCTACCAATGGGACGCCCTGCCCGCCGACCTCCCCCACCCCAAACTCGTCTACCACTACTTCAAGGCGTGGGCCGCCGACGGCACCCTGACCCGGATGCACAACAGCCTGCGCGAGCAGGTCCGTGAACACCTCGAAGGTCGTAACCGGCAGCCATCGGCGGCTTTGATCGACTCCCAGTCGGTACGCGGCGCGGAGACCGTCGCCCGCACGAGCCGCGGCTACGACGCGGGCAAGAAAGTGAACGGCCGTAAACGGCACGTCGCGGTCGACACCTGCGGACTGCTCCTCGCGGTCCTGGTCACCGCCGCCCACACCCCAGACCGCGACGGCGCGAAGCCCCTGCTCTGGGTGCTGCACGCCTGCTCCCCGAGCGTCCGGCACGTATGGGCCGACTCGGACTACGCCGGCAAAGTCGTCGACTGGGCCACCGCCAGTCAGGCTCAACGCCAATCTCTGCGCCGCTGGTCCTCAACCCCAAGTTCGTCCGGCTGGGTGCGTAGACCGGACGCAGAGCGGCAACACTGGGCGTTGGAGCCGTTCGTGGTGGTGGGCCGTTGCGAGGCACTTCAGGACTTCTCTCAAGATCTACAACGTCCGACCTAG